Proteins found in one Geothermobacter hydrogeniphilus genomic segment:
- a CDS encoding Ni/Fe hydrogenase subunit alpha yields MKIAVQHLARIEGHANLVIDSARGTLRELRLEIVESPRFFEAMLKGRHFTEVAPIAARICGICSNSHTLVSLCATEQALGIEVSEQTRILRLLLAHGEILQSHLLQLFFLAIPDYYGVSSILPLVRSERALVGHALQLKKLANDICRIVGGRPVHPVTPTVGGFLRLPEAAELQELRRDLVAALPDLEASVDIFAALDYPDFERETEYFSLRGDGDYPIFGRQLVSSAGVDCAVADYQQVIEEYLVPHSNAKFARLSGESFMVGALARLRNNFDHLSPMATQVAAALEVGPATCNPYRILAARLVEVVHGVERAIHLIDDLLLAGLAPEELPTPQGPGWGAAAIEAPRGLLFHAYRYAADGRIEQADCVIPTAQNLANIEADLRARVPQLLSSGREELTRQCEKLIRAYDPCVSCSTHLLTVDFT; encoded by the coding sequence ATGAAAATTGCCGTCCAGCACCTGGCCCGTATCGAGGGGCATGCCAACCTGGTGATCGACAGCGCGCGCGGCACATTGCGCGAGCTGCGGCTTGAAATCGTCGAGTCGCCCCGCTTTTTCGAGGCGATGCTGAAAGGCAGACATTTCACCGAAGTGGCCCCCATTGCCGCGCGCATCTGCGGAATCTGTTCCAATTCTCATACCCTGGTTTCGCTTTGTGCCACCGAGCAGGCGCTCGGCATCGAGGTCAGCGAACAGACCCGTATCCTGCGCCTGCTGCTGGCCCATGGGGAGATTCTGCAGAGTCATCTGCTGCAGCTCTTTTTCCTGGCGATCCCCGATTACTATGGGGTCTCGAGCATTCTGCCGCTGGTGCGCAGTGAACGCGCCCTGGTCGGCCATGCCCTGCAGCTGAAAAAACTGGCCAATGATATCTGCCGGATTGTCGGCGGCCGCCCGGTGCACCCGGTGACGCCGACGGTCGGCGGATTTCTGCGGTTGCCGGAGGCGGCCGAATTGCAGGAACTGCGTCGCGACCTGGTCGCGGCATTGCCCGACCTGGAAGCGAGCGTTGATATTTTCGCCGCCCTCGATTACCCCGACTTTGAGCGGGAAACGGAATACTTTTCCCTGCGCGGGGACGGGGATTATCCCATTTTCGGCCGGCAACTGGTTTCCAGTGCCGGGGTTGACTGTGCGGTGGCGGATTACCAGCAGGTGATCGAGGAATACCTGGTGCCGCATTCGAACGCCAAGTTTGCCCGCCTGTCGGGAGAGAGTTTCATGGTCGGTGCGCTGGCGCGGTTGCGGAACAATTTCGACCATCTCTCGCCGATGGCGACCCAGGTCGCTGCGGCCCTGGAGGTCGGACCGGCCACCTGCAATCCCTACCGGATTCTGGCGGCGCGCCTGGTGGAGGTGGTCCATGGCGTCGAGCGGGCCATTCACCTGATCGACGATCTGCTGCTTGCCGGCCTGGCGCCGGAAGAGCTGCCGACACCGCAGGGTCCGGGCTGGGGCGCGGCGGCTATCGAGGCTCCCCGCGGCCTGCTTTTCCACGCTTATCGCTATGCCGCCGATGGACGTATCGAGCAGGCCGACTGCGTGATTCCGACGGCCCAGAACCTGGCCAATATTGAAGCCGACCTCCGTGCCCGGGTGCCGCAACTGCTGTCTTCCGGGCGCGAGGAACTGACTCGTCAGTGCGAAAAACTGATCCGTGCCTATGACCCGTGTGTCAGTTGCTCAACCCACCTGTTGACCGTTGACTTCACCTGA
- a CDS encoding 4Fe-4S dicluster domain-containing protein: MDKNEALQIPPRPGQPEQQAGPSAWYLLSRGDIDQLVRSLSVAYEVVGARMKDGRYTLDRISDPAELKLEFPPRVHSPKKFLFPNWEKLFRFRLGGKVMLEAEKAAVPRVIFGMHPCDLHAVQVLDDCLFEGEADSTYQAKRQATVLIGVDCEPDEFCFCTSLGTDKIDSGFDLFLHRSNDGYLARVGSARGLRLLRRYLPEIREVDNPQLPPAGKSCQRSLRFPMESLAPVLGEVYDHAIWQEIGERCLGCGSCNLLCPTCYCFNVQDRLDINLQGGERVRTWDSCQFDQFTKVSGGSDFRPDQTDRQRHRFFRKYKYLWEKHQRTACVGCGRCARECLAGIDNTEVLNSLFAEQVAAVQSPSPGLEYQPQMAELLSVDSLTGREKLFRLRLPEPVSFRPGAFMQVSVFGVGEAPLTIASAPDADGHEIELVVRSKGSLTKALHRLKAGDAIGVRGPFGNGFPVEEFVGRDVLLVAGGIGLVTLRSLLLTILARREEFGRVMLLYGSHSIDQALFRDDLKRWHLGDQLDCRFAVQHFGSQWGVTGGDITHLFRDLDIVPARAVAAVSGPAVMYRNVNPLLFGLGFTTETIYLNLERHMKCGLGKCGRCQINDITVCQCGPIFPYSQVQHLREAIER, encoded by the coding sequence TTGGACAAAAACGAAGCTCTCCAGATCCCGCCCCGGCCCGGTCAGCCTGAACAACAGGCTGGACCCTCTGCCTGGTATCTTCTCTCCCGCGGTGATATCGATCAGTTGGTGCGTTCCCTGAGTGTCGCCTACGAGGTGGTTGGTGCCCGGATGAAGGACGGCCGCTACACGCTCGACCGCATCAGCGATCCGGCCGAACTGAAGCTTGAATTCCCGCCGCGGGTCCATTCGCCGAAAAAATTTCTCTTTCCCAACTGGGAAAAATTGTTTCGTTTCCGGCTCGGCGGCAAGGTGATGCTGGAAGCTGAAAAGGCTGCTGTGCCGCGGGTGATCTTCGGTATGCATCCCTGCGACCTGCACGCGGTGCAGGTTCTCGACGACTGCCTGTTTGAAGGGGAGGCCGACAGTACCTACCAGGCCAAGCGCCAGGCGACGGTACTGATCGGTGTCGACTGTGAGCCTGACGAGTTCTGTTTCTGCACCAGCCTCGGGACTGACAAGATCGACAGTGGATTCGATCTTTTTCTCCATCGCAGCAATGATGGGTACCTGGCCCGGGTCGGTTCGGCCCGTGGCCTGCGTCTGTTGCGTCGGTATCTGCCGGAAATCCGCGAGGTCGACAACCCGCAACTGCCTCCGGCCGGCAAAAGCTGTCAGCGCAGCCTCCGTTTTCCGATGGAATCGCTTGCTCCGGTGCTGGGTGAAGTCTATGACCACGCCATCTGGCAGGAGATCGGCGAGCGCTGTCTCGGCTGTGGTTCCTGCAACCTGCTCTGTCCGACCTGCTACTGCTTCAACGTCCAGGATCGACTGGATATCAATCTGCAGGGCGGTGAGCGGGTGCGAACCTGGGATTCCTGCCAGTTCGATCAGTTCACCAAGGTCTCCGGCGGCAGTGATTTCCGTCCCGATCAGACCGACCGCCAGCGTCATCGCTTCTTTCGCAAATACAAGTACCTGTGGGAGAAGCACCAGCGCACCGCCTGCGTCGGCTGCGGCCGCTGTGCCCGAGAATGCCTGGCCGGAATCGACAACACCGAAGTTCTCAACAGCCTCTTCGCCGAACAGGTCGCGGCCGTGCAGAGTCCCTCTCCCGGTCTTGAATACCAGCCGCAGATGGCCGAGCTGCTGTCGGTTGATTCTTTGACCGGGCGGGAGAAGCTGTTCCGGCTGCGGCTTCCCGAACCGGTCTCTTTCCGTCCCGGCGCCTTCATGCAGGTTTCGGTGTTCGGCGTCGGTGAAGCGCCGTTGACCATCGCTTCAGCGCCCGATGCCGACGGCCACGAAATCGAGCTGGTGGTCCGTTCCAAGGGGAGCCTGACGAAGGCGCTGCATCGGCTCAAGGCCGGTGACGCCATCGGCGTGCGCGGTCCCTTCGGTAACGGTTTTCCGGTCGAGGAGTTCGTCGGCCGGGATGTGCTGCTGGTGGCCGGCGGCATCGGCCTGGTGACCCTGCGTTCGCTGCTGCTGACCATCCTTGCCCGCCGCGAAGAGTTCGGCCGGGTGATGCTGCTTTACGGCTCTCACAGCATCGATCAGGCACTGTTTCGGGATGACCTGAAGCGCTGGCATCTCGGCGATCAGCTCGACTGCCGTTTCGCGGTGCAGCATTTCGGTTCCCAGTGGGGAGTGACCGGCGGGGATATCACCCATCTGTTCCGGGATCTTGATATCGTACCGGCGCGGGCGGTGGCGGCGGTCTCCGGACCGGCGGTGATGTATCGCAACGTCAATCCGCTGCTGTTCGGTCTCGGCTTCACCACCGAGACCATCTACCTGAACCTGGAGCGGCACATGAAGTGCGGACTCGGCAAGTGCGGGCGTTGCCAGATCAACGATATCACGGTCTGCCAGTGCGGGCCGATCTTCCCCTACAGCCAGGTGCAGCATCTGCGCGAGGCGATTGAGCGATGA